The genomic DNA CTATATAAAGCCAGGGTTAGGCGGCACCAGaaggggttaaaaaaaaaccacaccaaaaaaacacaacacacactcCCCCCCCGCCACCAAAACCAGCAAACctaaaaccccaaaccccaaccgCACCAACGCAAACCCCAAAGGCAGCCCCAGGCCGAAgccgcgctcccgccgccgctgcccgccgAGCCCGCCCGGTGGGGAGCGCTTCCCGGACGGCCGCCGCGGCCATGGTGCGCTGCTGAGCGCGGCCCCTGGGGCCAGCGGGCCGGACCATGAACCTGGTGGGGAGctaccagcaccaccaccaccaccaccatcaccaccataTGCTGCACGACCCTTTCCTCTTCGGGCCGGCGGCGCGGTGCCACCAGGAGCGCGCCTACTTCCCCGGCTGGGTGCTCAACCCGGCCGAGGTGACCCCCGAGCTCGCCGGGCAGAGCCCTGGTTACAGCCCCGCCGAGTACGGCCCGACCGGCCAGGGGCGGCTGGAGGCTCTCAGCGGCCGCCTGGGCCGACGGAAAGGGGTCGGGGGACCCaagaaagagcgacggaggacgGAGAGCATCAACAGTGCCTTTGCCGAGCTCCGCGAGTGCATCCCCAACGTCCCCGCCGACACCAAGCTCTCCAAGATCAAGACACTGCGCCTGGCTACCAGCTACATCGCCTACCTGATGGAGGTCCTGGCCAAGGACAGCCAGCCTGGGGACACCGAGGGCTTCAAAGCCGAGCTCAAGAAAGCCGACGGCAGGGAGAACAAGAGGAAACGGGAGACGGTAAGAGGCGAGCCGGGCCCCTGCTGTACCGTTCTTACCGGGCCGGGCACGGGCAGAGAAAGCCCGGAgggctgaaggagaaaaaaaaacaaccttctcGGCCTCGCtggagccttttttttttaccccagtccccagcttattttttttttttaaacgacCCGTGGGCTGGACTTTCGCGGAGGGCTCCGACGGGCCGGCCAGGCTGCTGGGCTCTTTCCCCGATGGATAAACCCCAAGACGGGCCGCGCCGGAGCCTCCCGCCCGTTCGTCCTTCCCCTCTCCCGGCCGATTTCCCGGGACAAGCAAGCGCGGGTGCGTTTTGGAGCAAAGGCGGCTGCTTCTCCCCCTGCTGCAGCGTGCGGGGTGGGAGGTGGGAACCCCAGAAAACCCTCTTTATCCTCGGGCTGGTAAGAACCGCTCGGAGCTGCGGGGTTCGGCTGCAGCCCCGAGGCGGGCGCAAGGTGCGGTCGGCCAGGCCGGGCCCTCCGCTCCGCTCCTGACGGCTCCtttctcccccctctccccgTCTCCTCTCCCGCAGCAGCCCGAGGTCTACTCGCAGCCTTTGGGCCACGGCGAGAAGAAGCTGAAGGGCCGGACGGGTTGGCCCCAGCAGGTCTGGGCTCTGGAACTGAACCCCTGAGGGCTGCCCCGCCGCCCCGACGGCGCTCCCCGCTCGCCCCTCCATGTGCAATGTCGGAGAGAGCCCGGCCCAGTCCCCGAAGCCCATCCAGGCGCAGGATGCGGGTACCCGGCCCGGCACCCCCCACGCCGAGACGGATTCTCCGCAGGAGACAAGCGAAGGGCGCCTTGTGGGGCCGGGTCCTGCCCGCCCCGTCGGCAGCGGGGACCGGCCGGGCCCTTCCTCCCCCTCGCCCCTTCCCCCGTTTGCAGTAATCGTTGCTCCTTCTCGCTGTCAGCAACGATCGGCGGCTCCTGCCCTCCCGGGCCGGGCTAAAACGGTTTGATTCGTTTGCTGTTGTAAATACGAGCCCCCTGCCCCATTCCCGTCCGCTGCCTGACCGACGTGTGGCTGCGGTGAAACTACCTAGAGGTGCATTTGGGAACACTCCTGTGCCGGGTTTTCTACCTCAGATCTGCATGACCACTTCCCGAGGGACCGGGCGCACCACACcacatatttaaaaagaaataattagaaaaaaaaaaaataaagaaaattcaaaCTTTACGCAAACAGCCTCGGGTCCAAcgcctttgccttcccttgctccTGAGATAGCGCTGCCATGGCCAGgcccccctccctcctgcccacagGACTCCCCTTAAATGAGTGTCCTGCGGGGGAATTCTCTCCCGTGGGGCTTGGGCAGCTCCGTGGGAATCTTTGGGATGTCTTTATGCCATGCCTCCTCGCTCCAGAAGCTGGCAGGGCTCTGCGATGTGTACCCACAGTCTGCCCCAGGACACAAACTCTGCCCCTGCCCTACAACCCCTTCATTCCTGACCCAGGAGACCAGCTAAAGGGACCGGACTATATTTGGCTTGGGGAAGGATGGCACATTTTGGAAGGAGCAACATCTCCTCTTCGCCGTCTCAACATGACGGATACCCCCAGCCTCAAATCCGCCAGCACTCACACAGCCCAAAGTCATCTCTGTCACCTCTCAAGCATAACTCCTTAATAATCCTTAATAATTAAAGCTGGATCCTTGTTCCTTTATTCTGCGCACACAGCTCTATTACTGAAGGGTGGCTTCCAAGATGTGCATGCATGGGCTCGGGGCCTGATCCTGCCTTCCCGGCCTGGCCATGCTGCCGCTCCAGAGACGCCAGGATAAAGCCTAATGCTCAGCTGGCTGCTTGgggcaaagaaaacagagatagGGAAGAGTTGCACGTTGTTGTAGGGTTAATCTGAGGCTCAGCAGGAAGCATTAAGATTTCTGTTTGAAACTAAGCTTTTGCTTGCAAATAAAAGTATCGAAATAATGATGCAATAGCCATAAATTGTGGACACATTGATTGACCTTGTGCAgccacacacaccaaaaataCACCAGCTCACCTGTGGGAAAGCAGCTTGCACTTTATAACCACTCTGTGCTTGTGTATAAATGCAGACGGTTGGACACACAAGCATTGGGGAGTATGGCTGTTGTAATTAAAGTTCACAGAACAATCAGTCCCTCATTTTGGAGACACTGCACAGCTGCCTTCTCTGCCCCTGATCTGTTTTCTAATAACTTTGAAGGAGGCAGAGATGAAAATTGACTGCCTGAGCGGAGCAAGGCCCGCAGtggtaatttttttgtttgggctATAAAATGTTTAGCATGGCACCAAGTCCATGAGTGCAACCAGAACAGAGCATTtctaaaaccaaacacattaaagaaaaaaaaaaaataagaaaaaaagaaaaagaaaatcaggaagCAAACCCCAAATATCCTATTTAATGGCTAAGTTTCACAGTCCCTTAAAGGGCTGGGTTTTTACGGGAAAGTTCCCAAGCCATCACTAACACTGTAATCCAGTGCCCCATCAATGTGCCCAGCCCCAATCCTGTTTACGTGTGTCAGCCCATATCCCCATAACCATACGGCACCAGTCAGGGTTGTTCCATGGCATCGGATGAGAGAAAGGGTTAAACGGGGACCTAGGACTTGCTCTGATGCGTAAGGCAGGGATCACCGAGGAGTTTGTGTCCTTGCTCTGGCACACCAGGCTCTATCTGGGACATCATCTGCAGCCTGAGGAGTTTTCCCTGCTTCACCAAAAACCTCTGGATGTTTTTCTCTTACGGGTTTCCAGCTTTGCTTCCAGGAGGGGGGCACCCTCCCCCAGCTGGGGCAATGCTTTGCCTGCTCCTGCAGGACTGTGGCTTTTCTTACCACGAGATGCAGGTGGTGGTACCTACTGGCTGCAAACTTGTGGGAAATGTCTCTCCCATGCCAGCACCCTTCACTCCGTTGTGATTTTTGCAAGTGAAAACGATCTCTGTTCCCATGTCCACAGGGGGTTTCCCTGCCCAGCAAGGGGATTTTCCTGCAACATTGTCTCAGCATTTTTTGGGGGGATCCGGGGGGCAGAAAGGCACAAAACGGTTCCTGTACACCAGGGCTTCACTGCTCCCCAAAACGCACACTTTGGAGGGGGTGTATTTGCAAGCAGCTCAATCCCAACCTTGGCACTGCACATGCAGCTCCACCACTCCTGGGCCAAGAAGGGGTGTTGATGCTGAGCTCAGGACGGGGTCCAGCCTAGGATGGGGTCACCCCCAAAGGgatgggagcagcaggggggtTGGGAGTCCTACACAAGGGCAGCTTCTCTTCCTCAGGCAGCAAACGTGCCCGGCTGTGAGGTGAATCCCAGCAGCCtctggcaggcagcagcacGGCTCCCAGTGCTGGCTGCACCAAACCTAGGTGGAAGAAGAATGGTTTGGCCACTAGCTTTGGATTTTTGGCCCAGAGCTCAGCTCATTGGCCAGGGGAGGTTCCTGCACACACCTACAGCTCAACCCTGTTGTGACTTGGTGCCGTTGGGAAGCAGAATGCCCCCGGCATGCAGGCGCGGGGCTGCGGTTGCCCAGACCGAAGCATGCAGGGGTTGCTTGGCCCCAGGGCAACATCCTACGTGCTGTGTCCTCTGCTGCTGGAACCCAGCCATGGGGATGGCAGAGGGGACCTGGCCAcgtgctgcctgccctgcccggcCTCTCGTCCCCCtgcctggccaaggggacaagtgctgggggcagaggggctgTCAGGCACTTCCCAGCCCGTGCTCTGCACCCCTGGGGTTTGGCGTGAGGAGAAATGgttcttcttttgcttttgcaTACTTCTCCCTTCCTGCCAAGCCTAGATCCTGCTTCTTGTTGCTGTAGGTATTTATGGGCCtgtttatctgatctcgggggaGCCTATTCTTATCTCAGAAGCAGCAAGGGAAGGGTTACACTGGACAGCTTGGTAGACAGTATGGAGCCAAATAAAATACCAATCTgacaaaaaaagattttaaaaaaagggaaagagacaCCCAGCCCCAGTCACCCAGGAGTGCGCCGATACCTGGAGCAAACCTGCAAGGCCAGGAGAGCATCCCATATTTTTGCACAGCTCCACTTCCCTGCTCCCTGGGCTGAATCCTGGAGGGGAACGCGGCTCCTCTTGCTCCTGACACCGTTTACCTGGACAGAGACACTCGGGCAGTGGATCCCAGAAGAGCACGGTCCAGGCTGTGGGTTGAGACTCAGCTCAGCATGTTTTGGCCCCCAAAAAACAGCTGCTGGCTTCAGAGGGACAGCACAACCCGGGGCAAGAAATGCCCAGACACACAGCGGGGAGAACATGCTTGGATGTCactgaaagagggaaagaaaaaggaatttttaaagtttcaggTTAGTTGTCAcagcagttcagctgtgaggctGCTGTCTGCTATTTCCCTGGGGTGAGCATGGCAATGTCCGTTCCCCATGGTGCGAGAGGCACAGCCGGTCCCCAGCTGCAGCGGGGACTCGCTCAAGGTCACCCCGAAGGTCACGGCCAGGGCAGCCGCCTCCCGACATGGGGCCTCTCTGGCCTGGCCCCAGCTGGTGGCACAGCGCTGGGGGTGGCATGGGCCAGGGGGACCCCCGACACCTcgctgctgggagcagcagggaacCCCATCTCTGCTTCGGCCTCTGCGGAACCCAAGGGTGCAGCTTGGCTGGGCCAGAGTGAGTGGGACAGGATGGATGGGATGTCCCCTCCTGCCATGCTAAGCAGGGAGGCAGGGGCAGCACCATGCCAGGGGTCCCCCACAGTtcctgcccctctccccaccctgcaccccactCTAATTATCCGCTTTTAAGGAAGCGCCTGATAGTTCTGGCCATTTAAGGTAGCCCCAGCCCCTCGCAGTAAGGGTAATTGGGTCATAATTCGTTTTCTGTGTCAAGATGACGTCAAAGATAAGACAAAAATCTCCAGGTTTGGGGGCTAAAGAGACAGGAGAAATCCTGACCTGAGGCCGACCTTGGAGGAATAGCCACAAGCCCCAGTGAGTAACATGGCAGGTGAAAGATTTACTGCCAGGGGAGCTTTTTGATCCTCTCCCAACACTCAGAGCCTCTCAGTCCAGTTGCTGGTTCCCAAGTCAGACTGTCTCCTGCGAGTACTGCTCAGGTGGGAAGGTTTTCTGTCCAACAGAGGCCCCCTCAGTTGCAAAGTTCATGTCATGCAATAGTTCATGCTCAAATCTCCGTGTTTCTGGGGTAATGCGATTGTGAGACCCACCTGCAGCTACGGAAACAACATCCAAGCTCAGAAAGACTCTGGAGCCCCAAGGCAAATGAAGGCtccaacatttatttttccttcttttatttgttgttttttaaacaaatccaAACTCTCCGGGTTTTCTCCCCTCTGGCTGTCCCTGCGTGGGTCTGCTAGCACTGAGCTCTTCCCCATGGCGTATTTCTCTATGGAGCTGCCTGCCCTGGGAGAAGACCAAGAGCACTGTGCTGTGGGCCAACCTTCCCAAAATCATCCTTCTAACCATCCACCCCATGCCCCTACCTCTCCAAAACTCACCTTTGTTGCTCCACTCAACCAAGGCCCTTTCCCCAGCACGGGGTGTTGGGAGAAAGTGCTTCTTCCCAAGACTCATGTGTTTGGTGTGGAGTTAGCAAAGGTGCTCACCTTGGCTTCCTGCAGAGTCCTTGTCCTGCTCAGTGGTGGAGCAATCCCATCAGCAAGCATCTTCTCCTGCAGCAATGATGCTTTGCTGCCAGTTTCCCGCTGATCTTCTCCCACGGCATCTCAGCACAGCCCTCAAGTGAAGCTGGATGATGTGTGTGGCACAGCAGCCCGTTTGTGTTCCACACAGCAGCTGGATCTAAGGTCCAGGCTGAGAGCTGGGGCTTTCGGGTGGAGGATCAGTGCTGCACAGCTCAGGGCAGGGGGTAAAAACAGCCGTGCTCTTTGCTCAGCAGGACTCTGTGCTGTCTCCATCCTTGCGTGATGCTGAACAAACTGTCTCTCCTGGTTACTCCAAAGCTAAAGTGCAATAGcaaagctggagctgctgcagctccagccagacCTGCTGGAGCCCAAGCGGGAAGCGCAGGCTGGTAGGAGAGTATTTACTGCTGAGAGGAGAGCGGGACTGGCAGTAACTGAAGAGGCTCGAGCCAAGGGACTGCAAGGCAAGAGCACAGGCTTGGAGCCTCGCCGATTCCTTGCAACGGATCCCTGAAGCGGGGAAGGTCCTTCCTTGCAAAGTTTCCTTTTTCCGTGCTTATTCTCTTGCGTGAGGAATTTGGGTCCTGACCACCCTGAAAGACTTTACAGTAACCAGAGAAGTAGGGGAATTTATGGCGTCACCAGTGGCTGAAAGCTGAGGAATTGAGaggaaaagggatttttttttcgcCTTAGACTGCAGCTACCTTGACAAAATTCTCATGGCCTGTAACTGTCTCGCAGGAGCAGCCAGGGGGGATGCAGGGGCCAGAGCAGGCTGCTTTAATTGCGTCAGCCAGGAGCTCCTTCCCAAACTGAAAAGCTGGAAGGAGTTATGATTCTGAACTGGTGCACAAAGCTTGTGTCAGCCCTGAAACTGCCTCCTCTGCTCACCTTCACTGGTGAGCTCCCACTTTGGTGCCGTGTCTGATGGAGAGCAGAAGGGCAGGGTTTGCACTGGAGCTCATCAGCTTGACTCAAACCGGAGCCTGGGCTGCTGCGTTCAGCAACTCACCCTGCAAAACATCCAGCTGCATAGGGCTGAACACACGCAATCTTACACCCAATGCCCTTTCAGGTTCCTGTTTCTAGGAACGTGACAAATAGGGGCGGGAAGGCCCTTGTGGACATACCTTTACTGGGCTGCTTTGGGGAGCACATGAAGGACGTGGAGAAGATGAGCAGCAGGGAATAGGGGGAAAAACAGGATcgggaaaaggagagaagggaagaggacaAAGAATGGTAGGGGACAGCAGCTCTCCAGCGCTGTGGTTTGTGCTAGTCTAATAAGAAAAGCCCTGTCCACACTCAGTGCTATCACTGTGCCAATGAAGAGCCTTCGAACTGCTTTTTACACCCAGGCAAACAGACACAGAGGGCTAAGGTGAGTTGAGACCAGCAGCAGTGCATCGAGGGCTCTACTTTTTACATGAGGGTCAGGGTTAATGGCCAGTAAACCAGTGGAAATTCCAGGAAAAACAATAACATGGTTCCATTGGGAGGGTGGGTGTGGAACAATGGGAACCTCAACCTGCAGGGTACAGGGATCCTTCCAGAACAGAGGAGAGCTGAACAATCCTGTTTTGGGACAGCACAGTGCTCCCTGTGGAGGATGCTGCAGTGATCAATAAGTGCTTCCTGCAACACGGAAAGGGAACAGATCTTGGAGAAAGCTCCAAAAACACAAAAGCATATTAGGGGGCTTTGAGGTACTTAGGGAAGAGGCCAACACCACCTGCAAGGATAAGAGATGTGAAATGGGCTCCAGCTCCTGGCAAAGTGAGATTAAGTGCTGGCAGAGCCATGCAGTCACCCCTCATTGGATACaggtaaaataaaaggaaaaagaaaagcaagcccTAATGCTCTCCCTGCACACTCAGCCTGCTCAGCCACATTTCTAAAACATAAAACCattaaattcacatttttcccCAGTCCTCTGCACTGCCCTttctgctggggagcagagaaaCGAAGCCTGGTTTCCATCAGTGTTGCGAGGAGGCTGTAGGACAGCTCACGCAGGGAATTGGATGTGTTCAACTTCAATGTCcaagcaggcaaaaaaaaatgcaaacaaaccaTTTTTATGATCTCTACATCCCACTGCAGCATGATCCCGCTTCCGGTATCTGACAAGCACGGCCAGCTCCTGCCGAGGAGGCTTCTTGGGGACGGGAAAGCAGCTCCGGTCCCTCCGCCAGCTGCCCAGAGGCTCCGAggtgcagctgcagagcaccCAGCCCGGGTTCCCGAGCTAACACTGCCCTCGCACGGCGGCAGGGAGCCCAGAGAGGGACGGGTGGCCTTGGGCCCATCAGATCAATCTGCTGCTTGCTCAGTTTCTCAGCGTGAAGACCTTAAAAAGACTGAGCAGGTTCCTGCTTGGTTTTAAGCCTGAAATCTTCTGCGAGTTTCTTGGCAGGGAGCAAACCTGAGATTAAGCAGCCTTATTCATTAGTCTGTGCAAATAACAGATTAACTAGCAGAGGTTGTTTGTATTGCTGGAGTTTCTAGTGTACCCTCTCATGCCAAAACCAGCACTTGCACAACAGGTTGCTGCTTACAGCTGTCCTCCTTCAGCCTTTGGTCC from Columba livia isolate bColLiv1 breed racing homer chromosome 14, bColLiv1.pat.W.v2, whole genome shotgun sequence includes the following:
- the HAND1 gene encoding heart- and neural crest derivatives-expressed protein 1, translating into MNLVGSYQHHHHHHHHHHMLHDPFLFGPAARCHQERAYFPGWVLNPAEVTPELAGQSPGYSPAEYGPTGQGRLEALSGRLGRRKGVGGPKKERRRTESINSAFAELRECIPNVPADTKLSKIKTLRLATSYIAYLMEVLAKDSQPGDTEGFKAELKKADGRENKRKRETQPEVYSQPLGHGEKKLKGRTGWPQQVWALELNP